The following coding sequences lie in one Candidatus Eisenbacteria bacterium genomic window:
- a CDS encoding TolC family protein, whose translation MRSNGVKQGATGSDLWRSANDARNQDGGAIHSFVRCADGPRGHGMKAARVFIAAAIAIAACAALAGSARAASPDSTAAAQADGPWVVASDSMARPISLSEALELAQRNSPQAVQARGQTRTAAAGSRSAVAAFIPNVSVSAGATRQYASGSRTRVENGQVITLPDEPWSMSAGLGANVQLFDGGKRLFDLQQARANVGVAAANETNQRFQVALDVKQQYFNVLAARESESAARAQLSQAEEALRFALARVRARTATRSDSLRAEIQMGNARVAVLTARTTLESAIASLTRVVGSPSPVTALGEDEPAALQLAVEGEALRSMAENGPLVKEAKSQLDAARAGKRGSWTSYLPSLTASYSRSGNGSGTDLAFDPQGYSYSGSLRLSASFPLFDQLGREEQVVRASTAMDNAEALLRDARLGALESLSRSIGAFRSAGQRVAAQQATVVAAEEDLRVQQQRYAAGNSTLLDVLTSQTQLDQARQALIQARYDQRIAKAELEALVGRDL comes from the coding sequence AATGGCGTGAAGCAGGGAGCAACGGGGTCCGATCTATGGAGGAGTGCCAATGATGCCCGTAATCAAGACGGTGGGGCTATCCATAGTTTCGTCCGATGCGCCGACGGCCCGCGGGGTCACGGTATGAAGGCAGCGCGAGTGTTCATCGCCGCGGCGATCGCGATCGCAGCTTGCGCCGCGCTTGCCGGCAGCGCCCGAGCCGCGTCCCCGGACAGCACGGCCGCCGCGCAGGCGGACGGCCCGTGGGTCGTCGCGTCGGATTCCATGGCGCGCCCCATCTCGCTTTCCGAAGCCCTGGAGCTGGCGCAGCGGAATTCGCCCCAGGCGGTCCAGGCGCGCGGCCAGACGAGAACCGCCGCGGCCGGATCGCGCTCGGCTGTCGCGGCATTCATACCGAACGTCAGTGTCTCGGCGGGGGCGACGCGCCAGTACGCCTCCGGGAGCCGGACGCGGGTCGAGAACGGCCAGGTGATCACGCTCCCGGACGAGCCGTGGTCCATGAGCGCGGGTCTCGGCGCGAACGTCCAGCTCTTCGACGGCGGGAAGCGGCTCTTCGACCTGCAGCAGGCGCGGGCGAACGTGGGGGTCGCGGCGGCCAACGAAACGAACCAGCGCTTTCAGGTGGCCCTGGACGTGAAGCAGCAGTACTTCAATGTCTTGGCGGCGCGCGAATCGGAGAGCGCCGCGCGCGCGCAGCTGAGTCAGGCGGAGGAAGCGCTCCGATTCGCCCTGGCACGGGTCCGGGCCCGCACGGCGACCCGGTCAGACTCGCTCCGAGCCGAGATCCAGATGGGGAACGCGCGCGTCGCCGTCTTGACCGCGCGGACGACGCTGGAGTCCGCGATCGCCTCCCTCACGCGCGTGGTCGGGAGCCCGTCGCCGGTAACAGCGTTGGGCGAAGACGAGCCCGCCGCCCTCCAATTGGCGGTCGAGGGAGAGGCGCTTCGATCGATGGCGGAGAACGGCCCCTTGGTGAAGGAGGCAAAGTCCCAGCTGGACGCCGCGCGAGCGGGAAAGCGGGGCTCTTGGACAAGCTACCTGCCCTCACTGACGGCCAGCTACTCCCGCAGCGGCAACGGAAGCGGGACCGATCTGGCTTTCGACCCGCAGGGGTACTCGTACTCGGGCTCGCTCCGCCTATCCGCCTCGTTCCCGCTGTTCGATCAACTGGGCCGAGAGGAACAGGTGGTGCGCGCGAGCACGGCGATGGACAACGCGGAGGCGTTGCTACGCGACGCCCGATTGGGAGCGCTGGAGAGCCTCTCGCGCTCCATAGGAGCGTTTCGGTCGGCGGGGCAGCGTGTGGCGGCTCAACAGGCAACCGTCGTCGCGGCCGAGGAGGACCTACGGGTGCAGCAGCAGCGATACGCCGCCGGCAACTCAACGCTCCTCGACGTGTTGACGTCGCAGACGCAGTTGGACCAGGCGCGGCAGGCGCTGATTCAGGCCCGGTATGACCAGCGGATCGCCAAAGCGGAGCTGGAAGCGCTGGTCGGCAGGGATCTCTAG
- a CDS encoding efflux RND transporter periplasmic adaptor subunit, giving the protein MNQTSSRPWIRRWAWPLVGVILIAGAVAARSRLIRSAPKIAVTYETVGRRDITMSVESNGSVEPIDLVEVKSKASGQILKMPVQVGSVVKSGDLLAQIDKVDVQNQYDQAAAALQAAQTKVTISTAQKKRSDDLFASQVITAEEHEAAMLDLANSQSQLVKARTDLDIARQRLADATVRAPIAGTVLAQPVSVGQVISSATSSVSGGTTLLQMADLRRVRIRALVAESDIGSVHPEQEASVTVDAYPQRTFRGVVEKIEPQAVVQQSVTMFPVLVSISNEDGVLLPGMNGEVTVVADQRQNALAVSLDALRTMKELPVVAKALGLDPDSLQLALRAQRAARAGGAAGDSTGGSRGDRLAGGGRGTGGGGTAGGTRDWRAQRAARGGGGPLRGGAAGGARAAGDSAPSSARSRAQAMIAFARTDKGLELRIVRVGLSDFDYMEVLGGLKEGDQVAMLSVALLEAQRAESINQIRQRVSGGVTGVGGGGGGGAGGRGAGGGSGGPPGGR; this is encoded by the coding sequence GTGAACCAAACGTCGTCCCGTCCGTGGATACGCCGCTGGGCGTGGCCGCTCGTGGGCGTGATCCTGATCGCGGGGGCCGTCGCCGCGCGCTCGCGTTTGATCCGTTCCGCGCCGAAGATCGCCGTGACCTACGAAACCGTGGGACGGAGAGACATCACCATGTCGGTGGAATCGAACGGATCGGTCGAGCCGATCGACTTGGTGGAGGTGAAGTCGAAGGCGTCGGGCCAAATCTTGAAGATGCCCGTCCAGGTGGGATCGGTGGTCAAGAGCGGCGACCTGTTGGCGCAGATCGACAAGGTGGATGTGCAGAACCAGTACGATCAGGCCGCGGCGGCGCTCCAGGCGGCCCAGACCAAGGTGACCATTTCGACCGCTCAGAAGAAACGTTCCGACGATCTCTTTGCGAGCCAGGTCATCACGGCCGAGGAGCACGAGGCTGCCATGCTGGATCTCGCGAACTCGCAATCCCAGCTGGTGAAGGCTCGGACCGACCTCGACATCGCGCGGCAGCGCCTGGCGGATGCCACGGTGCGCGCGCCGATCGCGGGCACGGTGCTGGCCCAGCCGGTTTCGGTCGGGCAGGTGATCTCCTCGGCGACGTCGTCGGTGAGCGGGGGCACGACGCTGCTCCAGATGGCGGACCTGAGGCGCGTGCGCATTCGCGCGCTCGTGGCCGAGTCCGACATCGGATCCGTTCATCCGGAGCAAGAGGCGTCGGTCACGGTCGATGCCTACCCCCAGAGAACGTTTCGCGGCGTCGTCGAGAAGATCGAGCCGCAGGCGGTCGTCCAGCAGTCGGTGACCATGTTCCCGGTGCTCGTCTCCATCTCGAACGAGGACGGAGTGCTCCTGCCCGGAATGAACGGCGAGGTAACGGTGGTCGCCGATCAGCGCCAGAACGCGCTCGCGGTGTCGCTCGATGCGCTCCGGACGATGAAGGAGCTTCCGGTGGTGGCGAAAGCCCTGGGCCTGGATCCGGATTCGTTGCAGCTGGCGCTCCGGGCCCAACGGGCGGCCCGTGCGGGCGGCGCGGCCGGCGACAGCACGGGCGGATCTCGAGGCGACCGCCTTGCCGGCGGCGGGCGCGGAACCGGCGGAGGCGGAACGGCCGGCGGCACTCGTGACTGGCGCGCACAGCGCGCGGCACGCGGCGGTGGTGGCCCCTTGAGAGGAGGCGCCGCCGGTGGTGCGCGCGCCGCGGGCGACTCCGCCCCCTCGAGCGCGCGGAGCAGAGCGCAGGCCATGATCGCGTTCGCGAGGACGGACAAAGGCTTGGAGCTTCGGATCGTGCGTGTGGGCCTGAGTGACTTCGACTACATGGAGGTCCTCGGCGGCCTCAAGGAGGGCGATCAGGTCGCGATGTTGAGCGTGGCTCTCCTCGAGGCGCAGCGCGCCGAGAGCATCAACCAGATCCGCCAGCGGGTATCAGGGGGTGTAACCGGAGTCGGTGGCGGTGGTGGCGGAGGCGCAGGTGGGCGCGGTGCCGGCGGTGGAAGCGGCGGCCCGCCAGGGGGACGCTAG
- a CDS encoding FtsX-like permease family protein translates to MLVGETVTVALEALRANRLRSFLTMLGIVIGVAAVIAMVALGRGAEQAVNERIAALGTTLLNVTPGQARGTGGIASATDRADLTLADGTAIEDRGQYVLAVQPEMSRQLQIQYGSQNVNTTVVGTSANYLEVRHFDLAAGRMFSSGEDAASRRVLVMGSEVADGLGVISPDAIVGETVRVNGVQFDVIGVLVSKGQGAGFGNPDDQVLIPVRTAQDRVIGGDRLRSINLLATSERDLPLTMAEVQKILRREHRLRPGQADDFRIRNQSDFLTTLGETRQTFTLLLAGIAAVSLFVGGIGIMNIMLVSVTERTREIGVRKALGATQETILAQFLIEAVVLCMLGGIAGIAIGGGTAVLLRVAFGMNTAVDPSSIVVAFLFSAAVGLGFGVWPAKRAAALDPIEALRYE, encoded by the coding sequence ATGCTCGTCGGCGAAACGGTGACGGTGGCCCTCGAAGCGCTTCGTGCGAACCGGCTTCGTTCCTTTCTCACGATGCTCGGCATCGTGATCGGCGTCGCGGCCGTCATCGCCATGGTCGCGCTCGGACGTGGAGCCGAGCAGGCCGTGAACGAGCGCATCGCCGCGCTCGGCACCACCCTTCTCAACGTGACGCCCGGGCAGGCGCGAGGGACCGGAGGCATCGCATCCGCGACGGATCGCGCGGACCTGACCCTGGCCGACGGGACCGCGATCGAGGATCGCGGCCAGTACGTGCTCGCGGTCCAGCCCGAGATGTCGCGCCAGCTTCAGATCCAGTACGGAAGCCAGAACGTCAACACGACGGTCGTGGGCACCTCCGCGAATTACCTCGAGGTCCGGCATTTCGACCTCGCGGCGGGAAGGATGTTCTCGTCTGGCGAGGACGCCGCGAGCCGGCGGGTCCTGGTCATGGGCTCGGAGGTGGCGGACGGCCTCGGAGTCATCTCGCCCGACGCGATCGTCGGCGAAACGGTCCGCGTGAACGGCGTGCAGTTCGATGTCATCGGCGTCCTGGTGTCCAAGGGACAGGGCGCCGGATTCGGGAATCCCGACGACCAGGTCCTGATCCCCGTGCGCACCGCGCAGGACCGCGTCATCGGAGGAGACCGGCTCCGGTCGATCAACCTCCTGGCAACGTCCGAACGCGACCTTCCGCTGACCATGGCGGAAGTGCAGAAAATCCTGAGACGGGAGCATCGGCTTCGCCCGGGGCAAGCCGACGACTTTCGAATTCGCAATCAGAGCGATTTCCTGACGACCCTCGGCGAGACGAGACAGACGTTCACGCTCCTCCTGGCGGGGATCGCGGCCGTGAGCCTCTTCGTGGGGGGAATCGGCATCATGAACATCATGCTGGTCTCGGTGACCGAGAGGACACGCGAGATCGGCGTTAGAAAAGCTCTCGGGGCGACCCAGGAGACCATCCTCGCCCAGTTCCTCATCGAGGCGGTCGTCCTCTGCATGCTGGGCGGGATCGCTGGAATCGCCATCGGTGGAGGCACCGCGGTTCTACTTCGCGTGGCGTTTGGAATGAACACCGCCGTCGATCCCAGCTCGATCGTCGTGGCGTTTCTCTTCTCCGCCGCGGTGGGTTTGGGCTTCGGCGTCTGGCCCGCCAAGCGCGCGGCGGCCCTCGACCCGATCGAGGCGTTGCGGTACGAGTAG
- a CDS encoding matrixin family metalloprotease, which produces MNRIRFRIAVAVLLSGALSLSLAGPASAFIRIARQATPTSPVVQAHWNDSDLPLLSVIDPTNADQPSGTALSVVQASAKTWEDINTSYFTVNPVPYTGSPQVQPALAFDGQNSMFFDTAGVNFPVAGVIAFVRSVVDGTDGHTLDADMVFNDRDFFSSVSSPNLTPAPPGQTSVDLQAVVTHEYGHYFGLDHTSVFGATMIPFISNDISQRTLELDDRAGNSTIYPESASRPGGLSPGAVDFGATTGTVSGTVVSGYNGSATFGAHVEAYLLSDPSNANEISAISGELTLRNGQGEYTIHGLPPGDYAIAIVPMDGIHTTCADANVGGPYNGIDINFEPEFWNGANESGNGFNDNANDYSPVSVGMGANTPGINFITNTFPGRVTIAQYGAFENIVTFRNTGYLAVRFDPPFAPPYTINNVEFPSFTFNGVPAPFVSARLCGLDQTTGLPDLANPLYIQTPFNGNPNGVNTVPLNLTVNDANKTFFWALQFPSQSTPGFPNNFPFLRMDFVTLERGNFANSYSMPTSGTTGAGILVDRNIVVSMTCQMSAPENTPIVAPSNLGANRRTDYTEFSFAKPSDTRADGFPMTAGSLDSMNLIMRLVGAPGTYSTVATAGEGSKSIKLTPGPATTPLMIWSSQALDDNLHKSLTSNATITGLNEDADEPNGSDKNAATVLTLPATNRPETYSPAGESDFYAVSAKTGDVIDVAATHTGALDGRNDPDYVMFLYEGKDIVAFNDDFTGLDPRITFTVPPPARGQDKAKQRRFVVQVQDFYGSLLFPGGAPRIPTPLTYRLDATVTPAASSGSTTLAGGINPNDFAFAMSGPNPANPIAKFLYVIPRSQGAQDVRLRIYDVNGRLVRTLVNGTKEPGPYTALWNGHDDLGRGVASGNYYARIQMGSFTKNTQVTILK; this is translated from the coding sequence ATGAACCGCATTCGATTTCGTATCGCCGTCGCCGTCCTCCTGAGCGGGGCGCTCTCGCTCTCGCTCGCGGGCCCGGCATCGGCATTCATCCGCATCGCGCGCCAGGCAACCCCGACCTCTCCGGTCGTGCAGGCGCACTGGAACGACTCCGATCTTCCGCTCCTCAGCGTCATCGATCCCACGAACGCCGATCAGCCGTCTGGGACCGCGCTGTCGGTCGTCCAGGCTTCGGCGAAGACCTGGGAAGACATCAATACGTCGTACTTCACGGTGAATCCCGTGCCGTACACCGGATCGCCGCAGGTCCAGCCCGCCCTTGCGTTCGACGGCCAGAACAGCATGTTCTTCGATACGGCCGGCGTGAACTTCCCCGTCGCCGGCGTCATCGCATTCGTCCGCTCGGTCGTTGACGGCACGGACGGCCACACGCTGGACGCGGATATGGTTTTCAACGACCGTGACTTCTTCTCGTCCGTGTCGTCGCCGAACCTGACGCCGGCGCCTCCGGGGCAGACCTCGGTCGACCTCCAGGCCGTGGTCACGCACGAGTACGGCCACTATTTCGGCCTGGATCACACCAGCGTGTTCGGCGCGACGATGATCCCGTTCATCTCGAACGACATCAGCCAGCGTACGTTGGAGCTGGATGACCGCGCCGGGAATTCCACGATTTATCCCGAGTCCGCGTCGCGTCCGGGCGGCCTCTCGCCGGGCGCAGTGGACTTCGGGGCCACGACCGGCACCGTGTCCGGAACCGTGGTGAGCGGGTATAACGGCTCCGCCACGTTCGGCGCGCACGTGGAAGCGTACCTGCTGTCGGACCCCTCGAACGCCAACGAGATCAGCGCCATTTCGGGCGAGTTGACGCTGCGAAACGGCCAAGGCGAGTACACGATCCACGGCCTCCCGCCGGGCGACTACGCCATCGCGATCGTCCCGATGGACGGCATCCATACGACCTGCGCCGACGCGAACGTCGGCGGCCCGTACAACGGCATCGACATCAACTTCGAGCCTGAATTCTGGAACGGCGCGAACGAGAGCGGCAACGGGTTCAACGACAACGCGAACGACTACTCCCCGGTCTCCGTGGGCATGGGCGCCAACACGCCCGGCATCAATTTCATCACGAACACGTTTCCCGGACGCGTGACGATCGCGCAGTACGGGGCCTTCGAGAACATCGTGACGTTCCGGAACACGGGGTATCTCGCGGTGCGCTTCGATCCTCCGTTCGCGCCGCCGTATACGATCAACAACGTGGAGTTCCCGTCGTTCACGTTCAACGGGGTACCGGCGCCCTTCGTGAGCGCGCGGCTCTGCGGTCTGGACCAGACGACCGGACTCCCGGACCTCGCGAACCCGCTCTACATCCAGACGCCGTTCAACGGGAACCCCAACGGCGTGAATACGGTACCGCTCAATTTGACGGTCAACGATGCGAATAAGACGTTCTTCTGGGCGCTCCAGTTCCCGTCGCAGTCGACCCCGGGCTTCCCGAACAACTTCCCGTTCCTGCGCATGGACTTCGTGACGCTGGAGCGCGGCAATTTCGCGAATTCCTATTCGATGCCCACGAGCGGGACCACGGGCGCGGGCATTCTCGTCGACCGGAACATCGTCGTGAGCATGACGTGCCAGATGTCCGCTCCGGAGAACACGCCGATCGTCGCCCCGTCGAATCTCGGAGCGAACCGGCGGACCGATTACACCGAGTTCTCCTTTGCAAAGCCGAGCGACACCCGGGCGGACGGTTTCCCGATGACCGCCGGATCGCTCGATTCGATGAATTTGATCATGCGGTTGGTAGGCGCGCCCGGGACCTACTCCACGGTCGCGACCGCTGGCGAGGGCTCGAAGAGCATCAAGCTCACCCCAGGTCCCGCGACCACGCCGCTCATGATCTGGTCGAGCCAGGCGTTGGATGACAACCTACACAAGAGCCTGACGTCGAACGCCACGATCACGGGTCTCAACGAGGACGCGGACGAGCCGAACGGCTCCGACAAGAACGCGGCCACCGTTCTGACGCTCCCCGCCACGAATCGCCCCGAGACCTACTCCCCGGCTGGCGAGTCGGATTTTTACGCCGTCTCGGCGAAGACGGGCGACGTGATCGACGTGGCGGCGACGCACACGGGCGCACTCGACGGCAGGAACGACCCTGACTACGTCATGTTCCTGTACGAAGGGAAAGACATCGTCGCGTTCAACGACGATTTCACGGGCCTCGACCCTCGGATCACGTTCACCGTTCCGCCTCCGGCCCGCGGCCAGGACAAGGCCAAGCAGCGGCGGTTCGTGGTCCAGGTCCAGGACTTCTACGGGTCGCTGCTCTTCCCCGGCGGTGCCCCAAGAATCCCGACGCCGCTGACCTACAGGTTGGACGCGACGGTGACGCCGGCGGCGTCGTCCGGCTCGACCACCCTCGCCGGCGGAATCAATCCGAACGACTTCGCCTTCGCGATGAGCGGGCCAAACCCGGCCAATCCGATCGCGAAATTCCTCTACGTCATCCCGAGGAGCCAAGGTGCCCAGGACGTCCGGTTGCGGATCTACGACGTGAACGGCCGCCTCGTTCGGACCTTGGTGAACGGCACGAAGGAGCCGGGTCCGTACACGGCGCTCTGGAACGGCCATGACGATCTCGGCCGCGGTGTCGCGTCCGGGAACTACTACGCCCGGATTCAGATGGGCAGCTTTACGAAGAACACCCAGGTCACAATCCTAAAGTAG